Proteins from a single region of Parambassis ranga chromosome 18, fParRan2.1, whole genome shotgun sequence:
- the LOC114451160 gene encoding mucin-2 isoform X2, with the protein MAISSYFLLISALLICLYSADDTTTIFESTTETDTSTMQPIDTTVSTDPTSSTDSGTSEPVGTSSTVGPTDPTDSGTSDPTGTTSTPEPTTSTEVDTSESTDTTTIFESTTETDTSTTQPSDTTVSTDPTSSTDSGTSEPVGTSSTVGPTDPTDSGTSDPTGTTSTPEPTTSAEIDTSDSTDTTTIFESTTETDTSTTQPSDTTVSTDPTSSTDSGTSETVGTSSTVGPTDPTDSGTTDPTGTTSTPEPTTSTEIDTSDSTDTTTIFESTTETDTSTTQPSDTTVSTDPTSSTDSGTSEPVGTSSAVGPTDPTDSGTSDPTGTTSTPEPATSTEIDTSESTDTTTVFESTTETDTSTTQPSDTTVSTDPTSSTDSGTSEPVGTSSTVGPTDPTDSGTSDPTGTTSSPEPTTSTEIDTSESTDTTTIFESTTETDTSTTQPSDTTVSTDPTSSTDSGTSEPVGTSSAVGPTDPTDSGTSDPTGTTSTPEPATSTEIDTSESTDTTTVFESTTETDTSTTQPSDTTVSTDPTSSTDSGTSEPVGTSSTVGPTDPTDSGTSDPTGTTSSPEPTTSTEIDTSESTDTTTIFESTTETDTSTTQPSDTTVSTDPTSSTDSGTSEPVGTSSTVGPTDPTDSGTSDPTGTTSTPEPTTSTEIDTSESTDTTTIFESTTETDTSTMQPSDTTVSTDPTSSTDSGTSEPVGTSSTVGPTDPTDSGTSDPTGTTSTPEPTTSTEIDTSESTDTTTIFESTTETDTSTMQPIDTTVSTDPTSSTDSGTSEPVGTSSTVGPTDPTDSGTSDPTGTTSTPGPTMSTEIDTSESTDTTTIFESTTETDTSTTQPSDTTVSTDPTSSTDSGTSEPVGTSSTVGPTDPTDSGTSDPTGTTSVPEPTMSTEIDPEPTKMTTISESTLQSTTQSPTTTTTQSTTTVKPIECQNGGTFNGVNCSCPSGFSGEFCQFAEALQPVTYNQSVVVNVVINEVYNAQYENPASTEYKDFVRNFTQRMETYYRFTKRIQNFQGVVVINIRRGGSSVRLSDHTELKISADDMDSYNTPGPEGVSVTHDVVLVIPNNGSSGDIYNRTFEDVKGAVNALVDCTVDCPYNVTTEPTLNATEPDTESVCQQVGDPVLAQYYQAVAVDGSYVCLTACSLRHSSPRICFNKGICRVYLGTGPICECQGIDSIWYLGDSCAYPIQKTAFYAGLSATLAFLLVTVGAMAAYVLINKQRQTHKKDIKEKLVNQWLNEDFEWSRSGSSNNIYKAGDHKNPSFMKEATPAYSEDPCFYNRPAPAYQLTEPPQQNPFPPVQRYNAPFSHSDYSQSGGPALPLRDLPSQPLRISRPQIRTSWDV; encoded by the exons ATGGCGATTTCTTCCTATTTCCTTCTTATCTCTGCTTTACTCATCTGCTTGTATTCTGCTGATG ACACAACCACAATATTTGAATCAACCACTGAGACTGACACATCAACTATGCAACCTATTGACACCACTGTTTCAACGGACCCCACAAGTTCTACCGACTCAGGAACATCTGAACCTGTTGGTACAAGCTCAACAGTTGGGCCAACAGACCCAACGGATTCAGGCACCTCTGACCCTACAGGGACAACATCAACCCCTGAACCAACCACGTCCACTGAAGTAGATACTTCTGAGTCTACAGACACAACCACAATATTTGAATCAACCACTGAGACTGACACATCAACTACGCAACCCAGTGACACCACTGTTTCAACGGACCCCACAAGTTCTACCGACTCAGGAACATCTGAACCTGTTGGTACAAGCTCAACAGTTGGGCCAACAGACCCAACGGATTCAGGCACCTCTGACCCTACAGGGACAACATCAACCCCTGAACCAACCACGTCCGCTGAAATAGATACTTCTGACTCTACAGACACAACCACAATATTTGAATCAACCACTGAGACCGACACATCAACTACGCAACCCAGTGACACCACTGTTTCAACGGACCCCACAAGTTCTACCGACTCAGGAACATCGGAAACTGTTGGTACAAGCTCAACAGTTGGGCCAACAGACCCAACTGATTCAGGCACCACTGACCCTACAGGGACAACATCAACCCCTGAACCTACCACGTCCACTGAAATAGATACTTCTGACTCTACAGACACAACCACAATATTTGAATCAACCACTGAGACTGACACATCAACTACGCAACCCAGTGACACCACTGTTTCAACAGACCCCACAAGTTCTACCGACTCAGGAACATCTGAACCTGTTGGTACAAGCTCAGCAGTTGGACCAACAGACCCAACGGATTCAGGCACCTCTGACCCTACAGGGACAACATCAACCCCTGAACCAGCCACGTCCACAGAAATAGATACTTCTGAGTCTACAGACACAACCACAGTATTTGAATCAACCACTGAGACTGACACGTCAACTACGCAACCCAGTGACACCACTGTTTCAACAGACCCCACAAGTTCTACCGACTCAGGAACATCTGAACCTGTTGGTACAAGCTCAACAGTTGGGCCAACAGACCCAACGGATTCAGGCACCTCTGACCCTACAGGGACAACATCAAGCCCTGAACCAACCACGTCCACTGAAATAGATACTTCTGAGTCTACAGACACAACCACAATATTTGAATCAACCACTGAGACCGACACATCAACTACGCAACCTAGTGACACCACTGTTTCAACGGACCCCACAAGTTCTACTGACTCAGGAACATCTGAACCTGTTGGTACAAGCTCAGCAGTTGGGCCAACAGACCCAACGGATTCAGGCACCTCTGACCCTACAGGGACAACATCAACCCCTGAACCAGCCACGTCCACAGAAATAGATACTTCTGAGTCTACAGACACAACCACAGTATTTGAATCAACCACTGAGACTGACACGTCAACTACGCAACCCAGTGACACCACTGTTTCAACAGACCCCACAAGTTCTACCGACTCAGGAACATCTGAACCTGTTGGTACAAGCTCAACAGTTGGGCCAACAGACCCAACGGATTCAGGCACCTCTGACCCTACAGGGACAACATCAAGCCCTGAACCAACCACGTCCACTGAAATAGATACTTCTGAGTCTACAGACACAACCACAATATTTGAATCAACCACTGAGACCGACACATCAACTACACAACCTAGTGACACCACTGTTTCAACGGACCCCACAAGTTCTACTGACTCAGGAACATCTGAACCTGTTGGTACAAGCTCAACAGTTGGGCCAACAGACCCAACTGATTCAGGCACCTCTGACCCTACAGGGACAACATCAACCCCTGAACCAACCACGTCCACTGAAATAGATACTTCTGAGTCTACAGACACAACCACAATATTTGAATCAACCACTGAGACTGACACATCAACTATGCAACCTAGTGACACCACTGTTTCAACGGACCCCACAAGTTCTACCGACTCAGGAACATCTGAACCTGTTGGTACAAGCTCAACAGTTGGGCCAACAGACCCAACGGATTCAGGCACCTCTGACCCTACAGGGACAACATCAACCCCTGAACCAACCACGTCCACTGAAATAGATACTTCTGAGTCTACAGACACAACCACAATATTTGAATCAACCACTGAGACTGACACATCAACTATGCAACCTATTGACACCACTGTTTCAACGGACCCCACAAGTTCTACCGACTCAGGAACATCTGAACCTGTTGGTACAAGCTCAACAGTTGGGCCAACAGACCCAACGGATTCAGGCACCTCTGACCCAACAGGGACAACATCAACCCCTGGACCAACCATGTCCACTGAAATAGATACTTCTGAGTCTACAGACACAACCACAATATTTGAATCAACCACTGAGACCGACACATCAACTACGCAACCCAGTGACACCACTGTTTCAACGGACCCCACAAGTTCTACCGACTCTGGAACATCTGAACCTGTTGGCACAAGCTCAACAGTTGGGCCAACAGACCCAACTGATTCAGGCACCTCTGACCCTACAGGGACAACATCAGTCCCTGAACCCACTATGTCCACTGAAATAGATCCCGAGCCTACTAAGATGACCACAATTTCTGAATCAACCTTACAATCAACAACTCAATCTcccacaacaaccacaacacaaagcacaacaACAGTTAAACCAATTGAATGCCAAAATGGTGGTACTTTTAATGGAGTAAATTGCTCATGTCCGTCTGGATTTAGTGGAGAGTTTTGCCAGTTTGCAGAAGCATTGCAACCAG TAACATATAACCAATCGGTGGTGGTCAATGTGGTTATTAATGAAGTATACAATGCACAATATGAAAACCCAGCCTCAACTGAATACAAAGACTTTGTCAGAAACTTCACTCAAAGG ATGGAAACCTATTACAGGTTTACTAAAAGAATTCAAAACTTCCAAGGAGTTGTTGTAATTAATATCAG GCGTGGAGGCTCTTCGGTCAGATTGTCAGATCACACTGAG ctGAAAATATCAGCTGATGACATGGATTCCTACAACACTCCAGGACCAGAAGG TGTTAGTGTCACTCATGATGTGGTTTTGGTAATACCCAACAACGGCTCCTCAGGCGACATATACAACAGGACTTTTGAGGATGTAAAGGGTGCTGTAAATGCACTTGTTGACTGCACAG ttgatTGTCCATACAATGTCACAACTGAGCCGACATTGAATGCAACAGAGCCAGACACTGAAT CTGTATGCCAACAAGTGGGTGATCCAGTACTTGCTCAATACTATCAAGCTGTAGCTGTAGATGGGAGCTACGTTTGTTTGACTGCATGTAGCCTTCGTCATTCATCTCCCAGAATATGTTTCAATAAGGGAATCTGCAGGGTTTACCTGGGCACCGGGCCTATTTGTGA GTGTCAAGGAATTGATTCCATTTGGTACTTGGGTGATAGCTGTGCTTACCCTATACAGAAGACCGCATTTTATGCAGGACTAAGTGCCACGCTCGCATTCTTGTTGGTGACTGTAGGAGCCATGGCTGCATACGTgctcatcaacaaacaaagacaaacaca caAGAAAGACATTAAAGAGAAACTGGTGAACCAGTGGCTAAATGAAGACTTTGAGTGGTCAAGATCCGGTTCCTCAAATAACATATATAAGGCTG GAGATCACAAAAACCCCTCATTCATGAAAGAAGCAACTCCTGCCTACAGTGAGGATCCATGTTTTTACAACAGACCTGCACCTGCCTACCAACTGACCGAACCACCTCAACAGAACCCATTTCCTCCAGTACAAAGATACAACGCTCCATTTTCTCACAGTGATTACTCACAGTCTGGTGGTCCAGCCTTACCCCTAAGAGACTTACCCAGTCAGCCG TTGAGAATCAGCAGACCTCAGATCAGGACATCCTGGGATGTGTGA